In Campylobacter showae, a single window of DNA contains:
- a CDS encoding iron chelate uptake ABC transporter family permease subunit: MGINVTRVKIFVILVATFISALSVTIAGIIGWIGLIVPHMARFIFGADNRHRIV; this comes from the coding sequence CTGGGCATAAATGTTACTAGGGTTAAAATTTTCGTTATTTTAGTTGCTACCTTTATCAGTGCCCTAAGCGTAACGATAGCCGGTATTATCGGTTGGATAGGCCTTATAGTTCCACATATGGCTCGTTTTATATTCGGAGCGGATAATCGCCACCGTATTGTCTAG